The DNA sequence AGCCTTATCGCTGTGGGAAGATAAATTTAATAATATACAACGAAAATGTCTTAACATGGAAACTCCTTATGAAGTATTTTGTGGTAAATGGTGCACTTAATTTAATCATTCAAAATAGAAAAAGAGAAGACCAACTGGTCTTCTCAACGGGGGAACTGAATAATTAGAAAGAATCAATCAAAGAGGGTTATTAGTCTTTGAAATTCTTTTGGAAGATGAGGAGAGACAAGATAGAAGTAATGACTGCCAAGAAGAGGAAAGCAGTTGCTTCTTGTTCCCCAGTTGCAGGGAGTTCTCTTTCCTTGTCTTCTTTGACCGTAGCTGTAATAGGAGCTTTTTCATCTTTTGCTGATGAATTATCTGTTACGGCTGGAGTCGGTTTTTCAGTCTCTCTTGGTAGAACATACTCAGGAAGAGTCACAACTGGTGGCGCTTCTGTACCAACTGAGCTTTGTTTGCTACCTACCTCAATCACTCGATCTTGAGCTGGAGTTGCTTCTGTTTGGAGAACCTTGCGATTATCACCGTCCACTTCAACATACTCAACTAAAAGACCGTCTTTTCCTTCTGATAGAACTTGCTCTTTTCCTTTGTCTAATTGTGGGTTTTCGTGACGAATAGTCTTGAACGGTACTACCTTATTGACGATTTCCAAGCTTGGAAGTGTAAAGACAAGGTCTTTAACCCCTTCCTCAGGACTTGAAGAAGTGATTGGTTTCTCAGGTTGAACTGGAGTTTCCGGTTGCGTCGGTTTCTCAGGCTGAACTGGCTTTTCCGGTTGAGCAGGTTTTTCAGGCTCAGCAGGTTTCTCAGGTTCAGCAGGTTTCTCAGGTTGAACTGGTTTTTCAGGCTGAGCTGGAGTTTCCGGTTGCGCTGGGGTTTCAGGTTGAGCTGGTTTCTCAGGTTGAGCAGGTTTTTCCGGTTGCGCCGGTTTTTCAGGCTGAGCAGGTTTTTCAGGCTGAGCTGGAGTTTCCGGTTGAGTTGGTTTTTCAGGTTGAACTGGAGTTTCCGGTTGCGCCGGTTTTTCAGGCTGAGCAGGTTTTTCCGGTTGCGCCGGTTTTTCAGGCTGAGCAGGTTTTTCCGGTTGAGCAGGTTTCTCAGGTTGAACTGGACTTTCCGGTTGCGCTGGGGTTTCAGGTTGTGCTGGTTTCTCAGGTTGAGCAGGTTTCTCAGGTTGAGTCGGATTTTCAGGCTGAGCAGGTTTTTCCGGTTGAGCAGGTTTTTCCGGTTGAACTGGAGTTTCAGGCTGAGCAGGTTTCTCAGGCTGAACTGGTTTTTCAGGCTGAGCAGGTTTTTCAGGCTGAGCTGGAGTTTCCGGTTGAGTTGGTTTTTCAGGTTGCGCCGGTTTTTCAGGCTGAGCTGCTTCGAGCTTGCTGATTTGTTCGAGAGCAGTTTCTAGCGCTTGATTGACTGCTTCCTGAGTCTTAGCTTCTTGGATTGCAGCAATGGCTTGGTCAGCAATTTCTAATAATTTCTTCTTAGCTTCCTTGTTGGATCCAAGCTCACCGACTTTTTTCTCGATGGCTTCTGTCAAGCTAGCCATGGCCTTATTGTATTCGATTTCCGGCTGTTTCGGTTCAGCAGGCTGTTCTGGACTAGGTCCTTCGCCAGGTTTTTGGTAGTTTTCGTCCTTGCTTAGGATATCTTGTAAGGCACTGACCGTTAACATGACTTCTTGAACATCCACAGCATCAGTACTGAGTTGGTTCCTCAATTTTTCTAGATTTGCTTGGAAAGCTTGGCGTGCAGTAGCCGTATTTTTCAAGCCTGCTGAATCAAAGTTTGACAGATCATCTTTCCATTTAGAGATAGACTGGATGATATCTGCCTTGCTATAGAGTTCGCTACCTTCGCCACGAGTGATGAATTGGTCTACCTGAATACCGATATTTCGAGACAAATCGTTTCGATCAGGATCGAGTTGAAGGGTGACTGCGTGCAAGTTTTCGTCCAGACCTTTTAGGCTAACCAGAGTTTGATTGCCTTGGCGTTGGGCTGCACGACCGCTAAAGTATTTCTTACCATCAATAGTCGACGCATTTCCCATGCCATCTTGATAAGGAACTTCTTTGCCATCTAGGAAGACTTTGTAGATACCATGATTTGGATCAACATAGCCCTTGATATCAAGACCAGTACCGTAGAAGTATGCTGTTACGGTTGTCTTTTTCTTTTGCTCATCAGTTAAGCGACCAAAGGAAGCCCAAGACTCCGTCTTTTGGTACTTGTCTGCGGAATTGGTTTCATGGTGCCAGCCAGGACTGTAATCCAACTGACTAGCTTGGTCATCATAACTTGTTTGATCCTTGATCAGCAATTCAGCTTTCATCACTTGGATGGTTGCATCGGTAGCGAAACCGAGCAGGGCACCATCAGAAACAGAAGTGAGCTTGGCTTTAAAGTCAAAGATAGAGTCGGCTTGTTCTGTAAAGTCAATCGTTGGGATGGTCACAGTCTTTTCTGTTTCTCCATCTTCAAAAGTCACATCTTGAGTTGTATCTTGGTAAACTTTACCGTGAACTCCAGTTCCAGGTTCTGTGATGAAGCGAACAGTAGCAGTTCCCTTGCTTCCACCAACACGTTTAATTTTAACAGTGACTGGTTTTCCTTTTTCGACTTCGTAGTTAGTAGATTCGAGTTCAAACATTCCCTTGCTATCATTGTTTAGGGTGTAGATCCCTTCTGTAGCAATTGGTTCGCCTGTTTTATTTACAAGAGTAATAGTGTGTTGGCCTGGTGCTAAATCACCTGTCTCAAAGACTTTTTGGCTGCGTTTACGGCTTGCGTTCTTAGTTTGCACATCCGCAACTTTTTGGCCATCAACGTAGACGGACATTTCTCCATGACCTGGGTCGACTGTAGAGACGACATAGGCCTTGGTTCCTGTGAAGGTATAGCTTACTTTGGCATCTTTTTGATTGGTCCACATAGAAGTACCACGAACACCTTCAGATTCATTGTACCAAGTTGTTCCGGCTGTATCTGCCGTTGTGTTTGAGTGGTATTCAAGTCCAAGAGGGTAGCCATCTGTCTTTTCAATGCTGCTTGGTGTCTTGTAGACTGAGAAGTTGGTCAAGATTGGAGTTGCTTGAGCACCAGTGATGGTTACACGGATTTTTTGTGCCTCTACAGGTTTACCTTGAATCAAGCGACGGTAACCAACAGTTGAACCTTCACCGTAAGTCACCCAGCGACCGTTGATTTCGACTTCAATCTTGAAACCAGAGATACGTTGACCTTTGGCGATGTCTTCTTTGAGTTCGACAACGTCAAAGCGTCTCTTTTGTCCTAAATCGACTGTAAAGCTACCGGTTGTGGCATCATTTGAGAGCGCCCAGCTAGTATCATCTTTACCGTCAGTCAGGTGACTTTCCTTGTAGAGGTGGTTCTGACGAGTAGAACTTGCTGTTACAGTGGCACCTTTCGCAAAGTCAGTCGCATACATTTGGTCTAGAGTTGCCTTGAATTCCTTCAAGCGAGCTACATCTGCATCTGCGAATTTTCCTTCTTTGTTTGGTGGAATATTGAGAAGGAGAGGGGTTCCACGACCAACAGACTTGAAGTAGATGTCCATCAACTCTTTGAGTGATTTCGGCTGTTGATTGTCATGGTAGAACCAACCAGAACGGATCGAAACGTCAGCTTCCCCCACAGAGTACATATCACCATCTGGGTCACCATGGTTGAGGTATTCGTTTTTCACATCGTCTGTGATGTTGGCTCTTTTCACTTTATGCCATACAGGGTCACCTGCGATACCACGTTCATTTCCGATCCAGCGAACGCTTGTCGGTTGAGCAGAGAAGATGGCGATATCTCCTTCAGCTTCTTTGATATATTTGAACCACTCATCAAAAGTATAGGTTACTTTTTGGGCACCGCTACCACGCGCACCGTCCATCCAAACCTCGATAAATTTCCCTTTATTTCCGTATTTTGGATTTCCAAGGATTTCTTTTAGTTGGTTGAGATAGTATTGGTTGTATTCTTTTTCGGTTGCAACATGGTATTTTGGATGATTGGCATCCCATGGTGACAAGTAAACACCCATATTCATGTCATACTTGCTAGCAGACTTGGAAACTTCTTCGAGAAGGTCACCCTTTCCATCTTTCCATGGGCTAGCAGCTACAGTATGATCTGTATACTTAGAAGGGTAAGCAACGAAACCGTCGTGGTGTTTAACAACCATAATGGTTCGTTTGAAGCCTGTTTCCTTCAGAGTGCGAATCCACTGGTCAGTATCCAAGTTGGTTGGATTGAAGTATCGGGGGTCTTCTTTCCCATTTCCCCATTCAGAATTGGTATAAGTGTTCATTCCGTAGTGGATGAAGGCCGCCAATTCTTCCTTGTGGTAATCGAGTTGAGCCTTGCTTGGAAGAGGCCCATGATTGCCAATCTCGGTTTCCTTATCTTCTGGATGAGCTACTGGTGGTGTTGGAGTCGTTGGATTAGCTGTATTAGCGACTGGCTCATATTCAAAGACGACCTCATTCACCCCTTTTTGCTGGATAGTTGCTTCCAAGCTAACTTTTACTGGACGGTAGCCAGCAATGTCTTTTGCATGGAAGGTGTTGACAAAGGAAACGTCATACTCTTGGCCGTCATTGTTATCAACTGTCGCTTCCGCTAGTTCAGTAGTGGTTCCTTTTTGACGGTAGTAAACTTTGAAGGAGCCTTTGTTGACTTTATAGACCACCTTGATGACACGTGTACCGGCAGGCGCTTTGCTGACAACATTGTGCTCTTCAGCCCAAGCATCTTTTAGTTGTTTATTGACTGCTACGCCATCAATGGATACAATTTCGTATTTGTCTTTATTCTTCTGATAGAAGTCCGTTTTCTCGATTTCTGACTTAAAGTTATAGTTGAATTCTGCTCCGACACTCGTCTGTTCGATAAAAGTATCATTATCTTTGACTGGATTTCCTTCTTCATCTTCGTGTTGAATAACCACACGTCCGTATTCAACTCCCTTGGTTAAGGTAGCAATCCCATCTTGGTTGAAGGAATATTCGTTGCTTCCGATAACAGCTGTTTCGTTCCGAAGCATACGCCCCTCATCGGTAAAGTAGTAACGATTTCCGTTATCTCCTTGGTACCAGCCTTTCACACCATATTTGGCAATCATGTCCTTAACCCATTTCAGTTGTTCAGGTGAAAGGACGAGTCCGCCACCAAAGCGATCCTTTTCAGGAACACCATTGTCAACGGTTCCGTGTTGGTGAACACCGAGAACTTTTCCTTGGCTATCTACAATCCCACCACCAGACAAACCAGATACAGAAGTGGTTTGGTAGGTGATACCGGTCGTTCCCTTATCATCATAAGACTCAACAGATCGGATAGTTCCGTCTGCCTTGTAAAGTTGGCCAGCTAGGATAGGCTGTTTTAACTCTTTCGAGCTCGAGTCAGTTGGGTAGCCAATCGTACTAATGGATTCTCCTGGTTGATGCGTCTTGTGATCTGCTAAAGGTGCAAAGGTTGCTGCTTTGTTTGGGCTAGCAATTGGAAGAGGAGTAGGAGCTTCTATAAGAGCAAGGTCGTTTTTATAGCCTTTTCCAAACTCCTTCTTATTCCAGAAATGGATATCCTTTTCTCTAAATAAAACCGTAGTTCCAGAAGATGGAAGTGAGTTTTTCTTTTCGCTGTTTGAACCAACGTTATAGTAGAACTGGGCAGATTTCCCACCACGAATGTGACCTTCGCCAGTTTCTTTATTTGCTTCTAGGAAGTTATGAGCAACAGTAAGGATCAGGTTAGGGGCTACAAAGATACCAGATCCTGAAACGAGGTAACGTTGCTCTCCTGCATTGTAAGTGCTGTAAACCATAGTAGCAGCAGTTGCAGGTTGTCCCTCGTAGTTGATGTGTTTGAGGTCTTGTCCACCGTTAATAATAGCACGGTTTCCATTCTCAGTTTCTTTTGGAGCTTCTTCCTTATCCTTTAGAATGCTCTTAGTTTCTACTTTTGGACTAGCTTTCTGGTCAACGATAGTAGTCGTGTCGAGTCCTTTGACAGGTGTGTCAGGATAGGCACGGTCCTGGATGTCTTCAGGGAGCAAATCAGCATTGCTGGTATCGGCAACAGGTGTTTCTTGTTTTTCAGTCTCTACTCGGCCTTCTTCTTTGACTGGTTCAGCCTTGGTCTGTTCTATATCTGTGACTTGCTCAATCTGTTTGTCAAGATTGGATGTCGTGGCAGGGGAGGTTTCGTCCGCACGCACGGTTCCAGAAGCAAAAAACGCCAGTCCGACGATGACAGAGGCCACACCTACAGTCAACTTCCGAATGCTAAATGTTTGCCCTTTTTCAAAAAGGTATCGATTCATAATATACTCCTAGTTTTTAGAAAGGCAGTCAGCTACTGCCCGAGCCCAAGTCTGACTTGGTTACAACTTGATTTAATGAAAAACTCTCTGATAATTTGTAAGCCACCTTACCTCCTATTTATAAAGCGCTTTCATTTTAAGATAAAAAAATTTAAAAGGTCATTTCTCCCTTAAAATGACTGAAAACTTTTAATATAACAAATATACTAAATTAATGAAAGAATTGCAAGAGCAAAAAGCAAAAAAATAAATATAAATTAAAGAAAATCAGTTACTTTTTAAAGAAAAAACGCATCCTTTTAGAGCTCAAACTAAATGAAAGGATACGTTTTAAAAAGAAATTAGAGTATTTTTTGAAGAGACTCTTGGATGGTTTGGGGGTCTGTTTTGGAAGAGAAGCGCTCAAGGACTTGCCCATCTCGGTCAATGAGAAACTTAGCAAAATTCCATTCGATTCGTTTTCCTAGTGGGCCAGATTTCTGGTCTTTTAGCCAACGATAAAGAGGATCTGCTTCCTTGCCGTTGACCTTGACCTTGGCAAAACGAGGAAAAGTAGTCTGATAGTGTAGGCTACAGAAGTTATTGATTTCTTCTGCGCTGCCGGGTGCTTGTCCCATGAACTGATTGCAAGGGAAATCCAAGATTTCGAAGCCCTGATCTTGATAGCGGTCATAGAGTTCTTGAAGTCCCTGGTACTGGGGCGTTAAACCACATCCAGTAGCAGTGTTGACAATCAAGAGAACCTTGCCACGATAGCTCTCCAGGGGAGTTGCTTGGTTGTTTTGGTTTAAAACGGAAAAATTATATATACTGGTCATGAGGGCCTCTTTTCTTTTTCTACATTGTAACAGTTTTTCTTTTTTTCGTCGAGTTGGATGGGAGAAGTTGTCAAAATAATACACAATTGTACATAAATCAGGACAAAATGATGCTCCTTTTATGAAACATGGTATAATAGGCCTATATAGCTAAATGGAGTGTACCTATCACTAGGGAATCAGAAAAAGGATAAAACAGCCATGTCAACAGTAAAAAGTGATATAAATCTTGCGCAAACATATGCGACTCAGCTTAAAAATGCTTGTCAATCGTTAACAGCGATCGCTGCGGCTAGTCAGGATGACTTAACGACCCTTCAAGGGAATAACAAGGCTCATCAATGTCTGACAAAGGATCAAAATCTAGCTAGTCAGATAACAGCCGCTGTCACCCTAACTTCCGAACGACTTCACTCTGTAGCGAGTGATTTTGAGGCGGTAGATGAGGCTGCTGCAAATAGTTTTAGGAGTAATGCATGAGCAAGCTAGATGAGTTGAAGAAAAGAGAGCGAGAACTCTTGTACCAGCTAGAAGAC is a window from the Streptococcus oralis genome containing:
- a CDS encoding glutathione peroxidase, with the translated sequence MTSIYNFSVLNQNNQATPLESYRGKVLLIVNTATGCGLTPQYQGLQELYDRYQDQGFEILDFPCNQFMGQAPGSAEEINNFCSLHYQTTFPRFAKVKVNGKEADPLYRWLKDQKSGPLGKRIEWNFAKFLIDRDGQVLERFSSKTDPQTIQESLQKIL
- a CDS encoding TIGR04197 family type VII secretion effector — protein: MSTVKSDINLAQTYATQLKNACQSLTAIAAASQDDLTTLQGNNKAHQCLTKDQNLASQITAAVTLTSERLHSVASDFEAVDEAAANSFRSNA
- a CDS encoding alpha-L-fucosidase, which produces MNRYLFEKGQTFSIRKLTVGVASVIVGLAFFASGTVRADETSPATTSNLDKQIEQVTDIEQTKAEPVKEEGRVETEKQETPVADTSNADLLPEDIQDRAYPDTPVKGLDTTTIVDQKASPKVETKSILKDKEEAPKETENGNRAIINGGQDLKHINYEGQPATAATMVYSTYNAGEQRYLVSGSGIFVAPNLILTVAHNFLEANKETGEGHIRGGKSAQFYYNVGSNSEKKNSLPSSGTTVLFREKDIHFWNKKEFGKGYKNDLALIEAPTPLPIASPNKAATFAPLADHKTHQPGESISTIGYPTDSSSKELKQPILAGQLYKADGTIRSVESYDDKGTTGITYQTTSVSGLSGGGIVDSQGKVLGVHQHGTVDNGVPEKDRFGGGLVLSPEQLKWVKDMIAKYGVKGWYQGDNGNRYYFTDEGRMLRNETAVIGSNEYSFNQDGIATLTKGVEYGRVVIQHEDEEGNPVKDNDTFIEQTSVGAEFNYNFKSEIEKTDFYQKNKDKYEIVSIDGVAVNKQLKDAWAEEHNVVSKAPAGTRVIKVVYKVNKGSFKVYYRQKGTTTELAEATVDNNDGQEYDVSFVNTFHAKDIAGYRPVKVSLEATIQQKGVNEVVFEYEPVANTANPTTPTPPVAHPEDKETEIGNHGPLPSKAQLDYHKEELAAFIHYGMNTYTNSEWGNGKEDPRYFNPTNLDTDQWIRTLKETGFKRTIMVVKHHDGFVAYPSKYTDHTVAASPWKDGKGDLLEEVSKSASKYDMNMGVYLSPWDANHPKYHVATEKEYNQYYLNQLKEILGNPKYGNKGKFIEVWMDGARGSGAQKVTYTFDEWFKYIKEAEGDIAIFSAQPTSVRWIGNERGIAGDPVWHKVKRANITDDVKNEYLNHGDPDGDMYSVGEADVSIRSGWFYHDNQQPKSLKELMDIYFKSVGRGTPLLLNIPPNKEGKFADADVARLKEFKATLDQMYATDFAKGATVTASSTRQNHLYKESHLTDGKDDTSWALSNDATTGSFTVDLGQKRRFDVVELKEDIAKGQRISGFKIEVEINGRWVTYGEGSTVGYRRLIQGKPVEAQKIRVTITGAQATPILTNFSVYKTPSSIEKTDGYPLGLEYHSNTTADTAGTTWYNESEGVRGTSMWTNQKDAKVSYTFTGTKAYVVSTVDPGHGEMSVYVDGQKVADVQTKNASRKRSQKVFETGDLAPGQHTITLVNKTGEPIATEGIYTLNNDSKGMFELESTNYEVEKGKPVTVKIKRVGGSKGTATVRFITEPGTGVHGKVYQDTTQDVTFEDGETEKTVTIPTIDFTEQADSIFDFKAKLTSVSDGALLGFATDATIQVMKAELLIKDQTSYDDQASQLDYSPGWHHETNSADKYQKTESWASFGRLTDEQKKKTTVTAYFYGTGLDIKGYVDPNHGIYKVFLDGKEVPYQDGMGNASTIDGKKYFSGRAAQRQGNQTLVSLKGLDENLHAVTLQLDPDRNDLSRNIGIQVDQFITRGEGSELYSKADIIQSISKWKDDLSNFDSAGLKNTATARQAFQANLEKLRNQLSTDAVDVQEVMLTVSALQDILSKDENYQKPGEGPSPEQPAEPKQPEIEYNKAMASLTEAIEKKVGELGSNKEAKKKLLEIADQAIAAIQEAKTQEAVNQALETALEQISKLEAAQPEKPAQPEKPTQPETPAQPEKPAQPEKPVQPEKPAQPETPVQPEKPAQPEKPAQPENPTQPEKPAQPEKPAQPETPAQPESPVQPEKPAQPEKPAQPEKPAQPEKPAQPEKPAQPETPVQPEKPTQPETPAQPEKPAQPEKPAQPEKPAQPEKPAQPETPAQPETPAQPEKPVQPEKPAEPEKPAEPEKPAQPEKPVQPEKPTQPETPVQPEKPITSSSPEEGVKDLVFTLPSLEIVNKVVPFKTIRHENPQLDKGKEQVLSEGKDGLLVEYVEVDGDNRKVLQTEATPAQDRVIEVGSKQSSVGTEAPPVVTLPEYVLPRETEKPTPAVTDNSSAKDEKAPITATVKEDKERELPATGEQEATAFLFLAVITSILSLLIFQKNFKD